A single window of Bacteroidota bacterium DNA harbors:
- a CDS encoding glycoside hydrolase family 16 protein codes for MKRLLFIGLIFISCHSFSQLLWQINADTVIQYYYTDGDEFSESEINLDKWSHWYGWARSIASNKEQQYYTDFMQNHELKNGCLYLNVNKESVNAKLVDWMNDNDTIKSGKKFNGLNKRDYKYTAGMIQSKRQFNKGYFEIKFKAPSDKGLWPAFWLYGGTPNEEIDIMELKGERENQTHVETHCQGCDMVRNPIGQKRSFGGWIKLDGDLDKEFNIVSGLWENDEVRYYMNGRCIAVSKVKFDKPKNLVANVAVADDNGPFHPGPEKEDTSFEPMVIDYIRVWTKDDGQETHLVVNANDKNAPPANTDAKSKPKMLYGKKKDHEKDGIFVSLVYSDQNTFKLYCNGLAKKETYTVKFLLGTEVIFEKTGSDRELDIPYGIKPGLKIEVEYKGKKAEKVYLTR; via the coding sequence ATGAAGCGTTTATTATTTATCGGCTTAATTTTTATTTCCTGTCATTCATTCTCGCAACTGTTGTGGCAAATTAATGCGGATACCGTTATCCAATATTATTACACTGACGGGGATGAATTTTCGGAATCGGAAATCAATCTCGATAAATGGAGTCATTGGTATGGTTGGGCGCGTAGTATCGCTTCCAATAAGGAACAACAATATTATACCGATTTCATGCAGAATCACGAATTAAAAAACGGCTGCCTATATCTTAACGTGAATAAAGAAAGCGTGAATGCAAAATTGGTAGACTGGATGAATGATAATGATACCATAAAGAGCGGCAAGAAATTTAACGGGTTAAATAAACGCGATTATAAGTATACAGCCGGAATGATTCAATCCAAGCGACAATTTAACAAGGGCTATTTCGAGATTAAATTTAAAGCACCTTCCGATAAAGGTTTGTGGCCGGCATTTTGGTTATATGGCGGAACTCCCAATGAAGAAATTGATATTATGGAGTTAAAAGGAGAAAGAGAAAATCAAACACACGTTGAAACACATTGCCAGGGTTGTGATATGGTGAGAAATCCTATCGGACAAAAAAGAAGTTTTGGCGGGTGGATTAAATTGGATGGAGATTTGGATAAGGAATTTAATATTGTTTCGGGTTTGTGGGAGAATGATGAAGTACGTTATTATATGAACGGAAGATGTATTGCTGTTTCTAAAGTGAAATTTGACAAACCAAAAAATTTGGTAGCGAATGTAGCAGTGGCGGATGATAACGGTCCGTTTCATCCGGGCCCGGAAAAGGAGGATACAAGTTTCGAACCAATGGTAATTGATTACATCAGAGTTTGGACAAAGGATGATGGGCAGGAAACACATTTAGTTGTAAACGCCAATGATAAGAATGCGCCTCCTGCTAATACCGACGCGAAGAGCAAACCTAAAATGCTCTATGGAAAAAAGAAGGATCATGAAAAGGATGGTATTTTTGTTTCTTTGGTTTACTCTGATCAAAATACCTTTAAACTTTATTGCAATGGTTTAGCCAAAAAAGAAACCTATACAGTGAAGTTTTTATTGGGAACAGAAGTGATTTTTGAAAAAACAGGTTCTGATAGAGAGCTTGATATTCCTTATGGTATTAAGCCAGGATTAAAAATTGAAGTGGAGTACAAGGGGAAGAAAGCCGAGAAGGTGTATTTAACGCGCTAA